A DNA window from Megalobrama amblycephala isolate DHTTF-2021 linkage group LG11, ASM1881202v1, whole genome shotgun sequence contains the following coding sequences:
- the LOC125278265 gene encoding spermatogenesis-associated serine-rich protein 1: MFSGQRIMFNRFQFLVQRLLHMNGTFAYIMDRSEMSSWSYTDMKKHTDVGDSFWSFGKEQDFKPHIRHIEPVLTECDLDWKSHLRWIPEPRYSDAPFPHIKDIKFPHERKLMRSFPQANMMSESEWSFYPNFGQPKTYHTGKRCFTDGVNHTRSMRCISENSLESSIGRKKQGKCSIYPLKKVRPFLVPEYSPGFHKYESTLLRTTFGSGSFATFQSKNISPTYAEKRKSRLREEDILEVQSLSSWRPAPDIYDRTVLQHT, translated from the exons ATGTTCTCCGGGCAACGGATTATGTTTAATCGCTTTCAATTCTTGGTACAAAGATTACTCCATATGAACGGAACATTTGCATATATAATGGACAGGAG TGAAATGTCATCATGGTCATACACTGATATGAAGAAACACACTGACGTCGGTGACTCATTCTGGAGTTTTGGAAAAGAGCAGGACTTCAAGCCTCACATTAGACACATCGAGCCTGTTCTTACTGA ATGTGATCTTGACTGGAAATCCCATTTGCGCTGGATTCCTGAACCTCGATACAGTGATGCCCCATTTCCACACATCAAAGACATAAAGTTTCCTCATGAAAGGAAACTGATGAGATCCTTTCCAC AGGCAAATATGATGTCTGAATCCGAGTGGAGCTTTTATCCAAACTTTGGACAGCCCAAGACCTATCACACTGGAAAGAGATGTTTTACGGATGGCGTTAATCATACGAGAAGCATGAGATGCATTTCAGAAAATTCCCTGGAATCATCCATAGGGAGGAAAAAGCAGG GCAAATGCAGCATCTACCCATTAAAAAAGGTCAGGCCATTTCTAGTTCCTGAGTACAGTCCTGGGTTTCACAAATATGAATCAACACTACTCAGGACCACTTTTGG GTCTGGATCTTTTGCCACATTTCAATCAAAAAACATCAG tCCAACATATGCAGAGAAACGTAAAAGTCGTCTGCGAGAGGAGGACATTCTTGAAGTCCAGAGTCTGAGCAGTTGGAGGCCAGCACCAGACATCTATGACAGGACCGTGTTGCAGCACACCTAA